The uncultured Bacteroides sp. genome includes the window GGCAACAAAGAATAAAGAATATCTAAATAAGGCCATTGCCCTGCACAATTACATCTATTCAGGATGGTCGGATGATCTGGATGGAGGCATCTTTTGGTGTGAGCAAAAAAAAGAATCTAAAAACACTTGCTCCAATGCTCCAGCCGCTGTGCTCAGCATGAAACTCTACCTCCTGACCAAAGACAAAAAATATCTGGACTGGGCAAAAAAGACCTACGAATGGACACGTAAGAATCTGTGTGATCCTTCGGATTTTGTCTATTGGGATAATAAAAACTTAAAAGGCGAAATAGGATATGCCAAATTCACGTACAACAGTGGACAGATGATACAGGCCGGAGTTCTTCTGTATAAGGAAACAGGTGACAAAAAATACTTGAAAGAAGCCCAGCAAACAGCCGCAGGTTCCTATCACTTTTTCCTTAAGCCTCAACCCACAATTAAGGGAGAAATGAAATTCTATCCCTCCAATCCATGGTTCAATGTCATCCTTTTCCGTGGATTAAAAGCACTTTACCGGATAGATAAAAACGACACGTACATTAAAGCAATGATTGACAACGCCGATTACGCATGGAAATATACCCGCGATGAAAACGGTCTGTTAAATAATGACTGGTCGGGCAATCGGAAAGACAAATTCAAAAGCCTGCTGGAAAATTCTTGTATGATTGAGCTATATTCAGAAATCAGCGACCTGTAGAAACTCATTACCATACGAAATAAATCACTTAAAAATAAAACTCAAGATCAATCTTTATTAATTAAAAAAAATCACATTATGAAAAAAATTATTATTGTCGCCGTTTTTTTATTATTCAATTTAAATGAACCAATTAAAGCGAATGCACCCATTTCCCTTGAAATCAATAATGATTATTTGGGGTATACATTAGTACAAACATCTCAAAATGGTTATGGACTTATTAAATCTATTGAATTAGGTGACAATTCTTCAATTGCACTAAAAATAGTAGTTGCACCCGGAGTATTAGTTGTTCGAATCGATTGGATGGATGTGGAAGGAGGGCAATACAGTGTACCCTATTTCCCTGATTACAGAAACATCGTAATTATTCCAAGCCTATTACGAGACAAATTCACCATTACTGCAGAATTCTCATCTGGAGGAAGTTTTGAAAATCCTAATCCAGGTTCGAGATATGAGACAAGGACTTATATTATAAAAAGATAACAGATAAGAAACATTGGACTAAACACCTTTATCAAAGTATCTTATGAAAACAATGATGAGCTTATTTCTTTGCATGCTATTTTCTGTTTTCCCTATAAAATCAGAAAACACAGTATATCCAGACACGACTATTTCTGCCAGATTAACTCAGTACTATATGGTCAATCCGGTAGAAAAGTTATATGCTCACCAAGATCGTTCTTTCTACCATGCAGGAGAAACCATGTGGATGAAAATCTATCAATCCATGCAGAGTGAAAATAAGCCAATCAGTAAAGTAGTTTATACGGATCTCATTAATGGAGATGGACAAATTATAATTAGCACTAAATGGCCTTTGACTCAAGGCATAGCTTCAGGTAATATAGAATTGCCTACAAATATGCCGACGGGAAAATACCAAATCCGATGCTACACGCGCTGGATGCAAAATTTCGATGCCAATGGTTTCTTCACACGCGAAGTCACAATTTACGGTTACCCTACGCCATTGCCTGAGAAGGAAACATCATCTTCAAAAGTTCATCTCCATCTTTTTCCTGAAGGTGGAAATCTGATAAACAGCTTACCTTCAAAAGTTGCATTCCAAGTAACGAATGCCTATGGAAAGGGTTTATCAGCGAATGGAAGTATCATTGATGAAACAGGAAAAGTAGTTCAACACTTCAAAACTCATTATATGGGGAAAGGCTATTTCTATTTAATTCCGGAAAAAGGGAAAAAATACATTGCCGTACTAAATGATTCTACAATAAAAGTTCCTCTACCCAAAGCCTTAGACGATGGTTTTGTAATGAACACTAAATATTTCAGTAAATTCTTACGCCTTACGGTTCTCCACCATAATACGTCACACGACACAAACAAAACATATTCTCTTATCTTCCACCAAGATGCTAATTTAATTGCTTCAATCCCTATATCGCTCTCTCAATCAAGAATAATAATGGACATTCCTACTTCTAAACTTCCTGTAGGCATCTTCACAATAACCTTAATAGATGAAAAGTATCATGCATATTGCGAACGCCTGGTATTTATCAACTATCCGGAAAAATTAAAAATGGCTGTAAGTGCCACATCTGATAATCTCAATGGGCATGAAAAGGTTACTTTAAAGATACATGTACAAGATACTTCAAATCGCAAATATCCCGGCAATTTTTCTCTTGCAATAGTTAATAAATCGGTAGAAAATTTAAATGAACGAGATAATTTCTACAGCTATTTCTTCTTGACTAGTGAATTGAAAGGGAAAATAGAAAACCCTACAGCCTATTTAGATCAGAATGATACGCTTGCTCTACAACACTTGGATCTACTATTATTGACGCAAGGTTGGAGAAGGTACTCATGGAACGAAATAGCACAAGAAAGAATGCCGGAGCTCACTTATCCAATAGAACAAGGACTAAGATTTTCAGGGAAAGTACAGAATATCTCAGAAAATAAAATAAAAAGCATTACCCTACAAGCAATAATCAGAAAAGACTCCATAACCCATTCATTTTTATATCCCATCAATAAAAATAAAACATTCTGTATCTCAGGAATAGACTTCACTGGAACGAGTGAGCTCCTTTTATCTGCTTACGATACCCAAAAGCATCAATTTCCACTCTCTATTGACAATGATTATTCCCCCCCACTATCTCAATATCAATCGAATTATTATCAGGAAAGGGAACAAACTAGTCCAAAGTACGCAAATGAGCTTCAGATAAAATGGGATCTTGCCAAACTTCCTAAAGAAGCAAAAAATATAGATAAACAAATTTTTCATCTCGGTGAAGTAACTATCAGCGCTCCTAAAAAAGATGAACTAAACGATCGCCGCCTGCACAGCAAAGATTTTATTTACATGGCTTACGACGTTGACCCAAACAAAACCTATGGAGGCGATGTAAAACACTTGCTGAATTATGTGCCTGGTATTCAATGGGTAACTATTGCCGACGCACATTTTGGAAAAGAAGAAGCACAAATCATAGGACTACCTAAAGATTGCTTTCCCAGCTTTGTGGTAGATGGTGTGCTTCAGAGAGATAAAGAGGCTGTGTACTCTTTACCAACTTCATTAATTGAGCGAATAGAAATTCTTAAGGATGCCAATGCCGCAGTCTATGGAGGCTTTAATGCAATGGGAGGAGTTATAGCCATATTTACGAGAAAAGGGAAAAGCGAAAACATACCAAATAAAAATAGAGTGTGTAAATGGATAGGATATAGCCAAACCAAAGAATTTTATGCTCCCGATTCAATGCCGGATGAAGGCTATTTCGTCAATACAAAGAATCAAAATACCATATATTGGAATCCAAATTTAGATACGGATTCGGACGGAAATGCTACCGCTACGTTTTATACCAATAATTTAAAACATGAAGATTACTTAATTCATTGCGAAGGGCGAACTATAAATGGGAAAATAGGAGTATTTACCTCTCCTTATTAAATAAAAATAGCATAAACTTAATATTTTTACTGCTTTTTATCCGTGAGAACCATTTACTTTGCAATATCTTTAAAAAGAAGCTATGAAAACGAAAGCCTTATTGCTCTCAGCTGTTTTACTTTTATGCATCGCTTGTCATAACAAGCAAACCAAAGAAAAAGACAATAATGTGGTCAGTGGACCAACCTACACCAACCCGCTACTACCAGCAGGAGCAGAGCCATGGGCCATTTTTCACGATGGAAAATACTATTATACTCAAGGATCGGAAAACAAGATCATTATTTGGGAAACGACTGATATTACTGATCTGGCACATGCCACCCAAAAAGAAGTGTGGATACCCAAAGAGGCAGTCAACTCATTTCACCTCTGGGGTCCGGAAATTCACTTCATTGATAATAAATGGTATATCTATTTCACGGCAGACGATGGGAATATGGATAATCACCAAATATATGTCATCGAAAATAAATCTTCCAATCCTCTCAAAGGAGAATTTGTGATGAGAGGACGCATCCAAACAGATAAAGATAATAATTGGGCTATTCATGCTAGTACTTTCGAAAATAAGGGAAAACGTTATATGATATGGTGTGGATGGCAAAAGAGAAGAATAGATGCCGAAAATCAATGCATTTATATCGCTCAAATGAAAAATCCATGGACACTTTCGTCTGAAAGAGTAAGTATTTCACAACCTGAATATGAATGGGAACGGCAATGGATAAATCCCGACGGTACTAAAACAGCCTATCCCATTCACGTAAATGAAGCTCCACAGTATTTCCATTCTAAAAACAAAGATAAAATACTTATCTATTATTCCGCCAGCGGCAGTTGGACGCCTTATTATTGTGTGGGACTACTAATAGCAGATGCTACTAGTAATCTGATGATTCCTGCATCATGGAAAAAATACCCTGACCCGGTATTTAAACAGCAGCCAAACAACAAAGTATATGGCCCGGGGGGATTATCTTTCATTCCTTCGCCGGATGGCAAAGAATGGTATTTTCTCTATCATGCCCGAAAAACGCCCAATGATGCCCCGGGAGCAATAGACTCACGCACTCCTCGTTTACAAAAGTTAGAGTGGGATAAGAACGGAATACCCATTTTAGGCACACCAAGCAGTGAAGGCATTCAACTCAAGAAACCCTCTGGCATTAATTAACGAAGAACATATATCTTTCATCATTATCCTTTATAATCCTTGGGCAATACTCCAAACTGAGCTTTGAAGCATTTAGCAAAATAAGAAGACGAACTAAAGCCTACCTGTTCGCAGACTTCTACTACACGAGCACCCTTTTTTAATAATTCAGCCGCTTTGTTTAAACGGAGAGTTTTCAGATAATCGTTTGGTGCCATGCCCGACAACATTTTTATCTTCCGATAAAAATTAGACCGGCTCATATTCATTGCCTCAGCCAAATTATCAACAGAAAAATTCTCATCTGAAAGTTGCCCTTCAACGGCCTCCTGGACCCTAGTTACAAACTCAAGATCTTTTTGAGAAAGAGCAAATTCCTCTATTTTCACATTATTACCGGAAAAGTTAGACATTAATCTCTGAAAAGATAATCTTAACTTCAACAGATTTTCTATCTGCATACGAAGTTGTTTAATAGAAAAAGGCTTCTCAATATAAATATCCGCACCATATTCAAATCCCTCAACCTTCGATTCCAAAGTAGTCTTGGCAGTGAGTAGTATCACAGGAATATGAGAATAATTAATGTCTGATTTCACTTTTGCCGTGAGTTCCAACCCATTCATTTCAGGCATCATAATATCACTAATAATGACATCTATACTCTCTTTAGAAAGAAGATCCAAAGCTTGTACCCCATTTTGAGCCTTAATCACTCGGAACCAAGTACTCAGTGAATCTCGCGTGAGATTTAATAAATCAGTATTATCCTCAACCAATAATATCGCGAATTTTTTACCGCAGAATTCAGTCACGTCTTTATCTGCAGGAGTTCTTTCCGCAGATAAATCTTCTTCTCTCATTTCATCAGCGTCCTCCACTTCAACTTCTTTTTCGAATGGAAGGAAAAGAATAAATGATGATCCACCTCCCAAATTATCTTCCAGACGTAAAGTACCATGATGCTCCTCTACCAAAGATTTCGAAAAAGCTAATCCAATGCCGGTACCCATTGAGGAGGTTTTTTCATCAGGAATCTGATAGAAAGGCTCAAAGACTTTCTTTTTGGCAGAATCCGGAATCCCGGGTCCATCATCACTAATGCAAATTTCAAATCCTTTATCAACAGTGCTTAATTTCACTTCGATACAACTACTTGCATATTTTAAAGCATTCCCTATCAGATTGACAATAACCGTTCGCACTTTTTCTTTATCTATTGCCGCCATCAAATCTTCTGGAGGTAAGATAAAAGTCAGAGAGATACCTTTGAGTTCTGCCGGGCTTGTAAACTGATTGCAAATATCTTTCATAACCTGATTGACATCACATTGTACAAGGTTTAATTGCAAACTGCCATTTTCCATCTTTTGAAAATCAAGCAGATGGTTAATGATACCAAGCAAATAATTCACATTCTTATCCATTACAGAAAGATATTTCGCATTCTTATTCTCATTATTTTCATCCATCATTCTTTCCAAAGGAATCCGGATAAGACTCAAAGGAGTACGTATTTCATGCACAAGGTTAATAAAAAAGCTAATCTTAGATTTATAGACCTCTTTCTCCTTGATCGTCTGATAATCTTCCATCTGTCGCCTGTAAGTTGCCCTTATATATCTATTCCATCTACGACCAATATAAAAGATCAGACTCATCAATAACAAAGCATAAAATATATATGCAAGATCAGTCCGCCACCAGGGAGGAGTGATAATTATCAAAAGCGAAGCCCCTTTTTCATTCCATCTATGATCGTCATTGGAACCACGTACTTCAAATTCATATTTACCCGGGGGTAAATTCGTGTATGATGCAGTATTCAATTCCGTGTCCATTATCCAATCCTTATCAACCCCTCGAAGAATGTACGAATACCTATTCTTACTCGGATCCTCATAACTCAAAGATACAAAACTGACGGAAAAACTATTATGCTCGTAGGACAAGGTTATTTCCCTGGCCATATACAACGGTTTATCCATTTGAAGTAATTCCTGTGTTGTATGCTTATTTACTGTATAAGGAAATTTTATATCTGTAATATATACCGGAGGGATATAAGTATTATCAGTAAAGCGATCAGGGTTAAATGAATTAAATCCGTTGATTCCTCCAAAATAAAATCTGCCATTGGATGATTTCAATGAAGATTGAGCATTGAACTGATTACCTTGTAGTCCGTCATTCACCGTAAATCTCCTAAAATGATCTTTACTAACAGGATTGATCTTGATCAGACCGGCATTACTTGAAATCCAGAAATTACCCGATCTATCTTGTTCGATAGAATATATTACTTTATTAGGAAGCAACTTATTCTGAGGATCAAAATCTATGAAATTTTCTGTTTTAGAGTCAAACGAACAAAGCCCCCCTCCATTAGTGCCAAACCACATAATCCCCTTTTGATCCTCAAACAAGGTGATGACAGAATTGCTTGTTATAGTACGCCTATTCTCACGTTCATGCTGAAAATGTTTCCAATGATCATTATTTGTATTGTACCGAAAAACGCCATTACTGGAAGTCGCTATCCACAAATAGCCATATTTATCTTCAAGAATATCGATTACAGAAATCATTGACCCTACGCTTGTGATAGTCGCAAAGTTATCATCTTTCGCATTATAGCGACACAATCCCCAACTTGTGCCTACAAAAATATCTCCCTTGCTATCTTTATAAACAGACAATACATCATTGCTACAAATCGTATTAGGTATATCACGCGAATGTTTATATCCTCTCACTTTGCCCGTTCTAAGATCAATAGCCTTTAAGCCTTCGGCATAAGTGCCAACCCATAGACAATCATTATCAAGCATCAAAGAACGTACATCATATTTTTTCTGCTTTCCTTTATCAATAGGATATTCTACTATTTCCTGAGTCGAAGTATTAAAGAAACACAATCCGTGGCGAGTGCCAATCCATATATTCCCCGAGCGATCTTCACAAAAAGGGCCGATAATTTTCCCAATCCCCATAGACCCGGCTCGACTCATCGGCGGATAATAATCAAATCTTTTTGTTTGTTTTGCCATATAATTCACGCCGCCAAGATTCGTCAATACCCAAATGCCCCCTTCTGCATCCTGCATCATGCCATTCACAGTTTGGTCACTTAAACTTCTTGTATCCAATGGATTATCAACGCGCACAAAATCTTTATCTATCAAATCAAAAAGATACAACCCATTATCTGTCCCAACAAGTATTTTAGTCTTAGAATAATTAAGTAAGCACCTAATCACTCCAGCATTCAAAGGCATAGCATTATAACCTTCTATTTCCCCCGTCGATTCATTTAGCTTATACAAAACATTACTATCTACCCCCAATAAAATATCTCGCCCTACAGTATAAATGCAGTTTATCTTATAGCTATCAAGCCTATGCGTGTCAGATAAAAGCCTATATGTCTTTATGAATTTTCCTTTTTTATCAAAGCACAATAGACCTTCTTGCAAAGAAGAGACATATATGCGATGAGAAGCACTTTCGCAGATGTCCCACGCAAAAGAAGTATAGGAGCTGTTTTGTGTTAATAAGTCTTTTTTAGGATCATAAATAAATAAGCCCTGACCTAATGTGGCAATCCAGATTAAGCCATCACTACTTTTTATAATCTTCTTCACTTCACTACTAATGAAGACCCCATAACTAGTCTGTTTTTTAAAGTAAGTAAAACTGTCTGTTTTACGATGATAAATATAAATTCCACGGTTGGTACCTACCCAAATATTATGATTATCCTCCTCAAAAAGAGCTTCTGTGAGGTTATTCTCCAATGAAAATTTATCATTCAGGACGTTTCTATATACTTTATTGCTACGACCTTCAAAGCAGTTTAGGCCATCGCTCGTACCAAACCATATGAATCCATAACTATCTTGCATAGCGCACCAAACTGTATTGTGGGATAGTCCATCTTCCACCTGATACTTTTTAAAAGAAAAGGAGGAAGATGCTGATAATGGTTCCAGACAAAGGGTTACAAATAGTATTAGTAAGGTTGTTAATTTCATGTGTTTTTCTCCGTATAGAATTACTTTATTTTTTCATTGTTTCTAAGGATTTAGCCAAGGCTCAGGATTCAATTTCTCTTTTTCACGCCGCAACTGAAAATGAAGTACCGTGCGTCCGCTATCTGTTAAATCAGAAAAAACCTGTCCAATGCTTTGTTTTGTGCTTACCGTTTCTCCTTGCTTAACTGAAGCCGAAGAAAGATTACAATAAACTGAAATATAGTCGCCATGGCGGATTAATATATTAAACAATCCATTCAGCTGAAATACCGCTGCCACTTTTCCATTGAAGATAGCACGTGCCTGAGCACCGGGACGGCCCTGTATATCAATTCCTTTATTATCTAACTTCACATTGCGTAAACCTTCTACAGCATACTCTCCATAATGGCTAACAATAATATAAGAACCGGAAATCGGCATAGGAAGTTTGCCGCGATTACTGGCAAAATTACCAGAAAGCTCACGGTCGGCTTTGCTCATAGAAAAACGCTCCAGAGGCTTTGCTTTCCTCGCTGTACGTGCGGGAGTGCCTGACTTAGCTTTTTTATTCCCCGCTTCTGATTCAGCTTTACGACGAGCCTCTTCCTCACGTCGTGCTTCCTCTTCAGCCCGTTTACGAGCCCGTTCTATTTCTTCCGAAATCAACTTATCAATGCGTGCATTCAATTGATTAGCCTCTTTTCGTTTACGACGAATTTCATTTTGCAGGCCTTTCTGCTTATTCTGCAAACGACTTACGAGCGTCTGTTTCTCCTTTTCCTGTGATTCTAACTTTGTTTTCTCTTCTTCGCGTTCCTTCAATAAACTCTCTTTAGCTGCCTTCACTTGGCTAAGTTCCATCCTCTTACGCGTAACCTGTTCTTGTTTTTTAAGAATTTCCTCTCCTTGCAACCGTTGATACGTAGCATATTCACGAACATATCTCAATCGGCGATACATTTTTCCAAGATCATCGGCCGAGAAGATAAACATTAATTTTTCTTCAATAGACTTGTTTTTATAGAGATACTGAACGGAAGATTCGTATTTTTTCTTCTTATCGGCCAAATCCTTCTGCAACTTACGGAGTTGGCGCCCTAAAGAGTAGAGCTCATCATTAATAGCGTCAACATCCTTATTCATCGAAATAATATACTGCTTTCTCTTTTCAATCTGCCCCGTAAGTGAAGCTAAATCATTCAACTGACTACCCACATCTTTTCTGGTATTCTTAAGTAATGATTCAGTTTCTGTAATCTGCTTCTGCAATGTAGTTCGCTGGGCCTCCAGCTCTTTTATCAATTTATTAGATTGACTTCTAAGAGTGGTTGCAGTACCAAAACAAAAAAACAGTGCTAAAAGAAAATACTTCATAAGTTAAGCAACATTTTTATCAAATCATTTAATTCCACTTGAGTATATTTAGCTGAAACTTCGGATGGGACGAGTTCAATCTCAGCAGTAGAGAAATCATAAAGCTGCAAACGAGCATCGCTCAAAGACGAAAGGCCAAGTTCCTTACCTGTAAGTACCGATTTCCCTCCGGGCAGAGAGGCATCAAACAACAACTTCTCAAGCTTAGCATAGTCAACTCCTTTAGGAAACAAAGCTGTTAGTTCGCTTTTGCTGGCACGAACAAACTGTTTATTCATCCGATCGATAAGCAAGACTTCTTCCGGAGTAATATCAAGCCTAACCACTTCCGTTCGGATAATTGGTAATTGTATCGATAACTGAATACGTTCTCCACTCTTCATTTTCAGATAGCCCCCCATTCCAATCTTATCTCCCTTGTAAGGAACCGTAAGCTGAAGCTTTGAATACAAACAAGTAGGAGCTTTCGGAGCAATAGGTGCAATAGCCACACGAGTACTTTTACAAGCAGCCAACAGTACAACAGCCAGAAACACCGTAAGCATTCTCATTAATTTTCTCATTCGGCTATGTATTTTTTCTTGGCTATTTTTAATTTCAGCGTTGTCGATTTACTATCCATTCCAAGTGCCTTATTCCAATACTTCATAGCACCATCAACATCGCCCAACATATAATAAATATCACCACAATGTTCTACTATCACATCACTCTGATCGCCTCCGTTTTTCATAGCATCATCCATGTAGATACGAGCTTCGGCATAATTACCTTTTTCAAAAAGTATCCAAGCATAAGTATCCAGATAAGTAGAATTGTTGGGCTCAGCCTTCACCGTTTTATAACTCATCTCTTCGGCTTTATCAAGATCGCGCTTTTCTACCGACAAATAATAGGCATAGTTATTGAGTGCACCAACATTTGACGGATTATAAACCAGAGAGGAATCATAAGCAGCATAAGCCTCAGCCAACTGTTTCTTTGTATGATAAATATCCCCCAGCATGCTATAAAAATCGGATACCACTTCTTTTTTACTGTCTGCTGTAACATGAGTTAATCCTTTCTTATAGATATTTAAGGCATCATCCAAACGTTCCGCCTGATAGTATGCAATGCCTAGGTAATAATAAAATTCAATAGATTCAGGAGTTGCTTCAACACCTGGTTCGCATATTTTAATTACTTGTTCATAATCGTTTTTACGGACTGCCGAACCTAAAAGCATCATTCTTGCAGCTGTATTAGTAGGATCTATCTGAACGACTTGCTCTAACACCGGAATAGACTCTTTTTCCATTCCTTTGGATAATAAGTATTGCGCATAAAGCATCGGTATCTGCGTATCATCGGCATCCTGTTGCATCATACGGTTAAAGATATTTATTACCTGCAAACTGTCCTTTCCTGCCTGCTCCGATTGCACAATGAATTCGCGCATCACATTCACTTTCGTCTCTGCAGGAACTTTTTTATTCAGCAACAACGTATCTAACTGTTGTTCATAAAGCTCCTTCTGCCCTGTTTGCTCATAATAAGAGGCTAGCGAAAAAAGCGCCATGGCATTGTCCGGTTCTATAGCCAGTACTTTCTGATAAGTATCATAAGCCTCTTTGTTTTTACCGTTTTGCAAATAAACATCACCTAGCAAAGCAAGGTATCGCATATCCGTTGGATATTCCTTTGCCAAACTCTCTATCTCCTGAAATGCTTTTTTATCATCTTCCATTTGGAGATAAATACGAAATTTCTCCATGCTAAGTTGTTCATTCTTTCCAAGTATATCTTCAAGACGGTTTAGTGTAGAAATAACTTTTTCATAGTCCTTAAGCTGAGTATAAAGATCTACCAGAGTAAACAATGATTCTCTTCGGTCAGGAAAGCGGGGAACCATTGATTCCAGGACTGCGACGGCCTCTTTTTTCTTTCCTTGCTGCTGATATAGATTGGCCAGTGCCTGACTATACCAATAATTTTCCGGTGCATTGGCCACTGCCTTTTCAAGAGCACCTTGTCCCAATGGTATTTGTTTAAGAGATAAATAAAACTGAGATATTTCATATAATGCAGATGCCGCATTCGGATTTAGTGCAAGGCAATGATTAAATAAGTCGAATGCTGCATCATAATCCCCCTTTGCTTTGAGACGGTTTGCCTCAAGGAAAAAATAATCGTACTTTCGCTGCTGTTCGGCAGCAAGAACATCAGATGCATCAGCCTTAGATTCACGATGTTTCTGCAATTTAGCCGTAGAAGCGCAAGAAGTAAACAGGCACGCTAGCATAAAAAGGTTCAC containing:
- a CDS encoding peptidoglycan DD-metalloendopeptidase family protein produces the protein MKYFLLALFFCFGTATTLRSQSNKLIKELEAQRTTLQKQITETESLLKNTRKDVGSQLNDLASLTGQIEKRKQYIISMNKDVDAINDELYSLGRQLRKLQKDLADKKKKYESSVQYLYKNKSIEEKLMFIFSADDLGKMYRRLRYVREYATYQRLQGEEILKKQEQVTRKRMELSQVKAAKESLLKEREEEKTKLESQEKEKQTLVSRLQNKQKGLQNEIRRKRKEANQLNARIDKLISEEIERARKRAEEEARREEEARRKAESEAGNKKAKSGTPARTARKAKPLERFSMSKADRELSGNFASNRGKLPMPISGSYIIVSHYGEYAVEGLRNVKLDNKGIDIQGRPGAQARAIFNGKVAAVFQLNGLFNILIRHGDYISVYCNLSSASVKQGETVSTKQSIGQVFSDLTDSGRTVLHFQLRREKEKLNPEPWLNP
- a CDS encoding tetratricopeptide repeat protein, with product MLACLFTSCASTAKLQKHRESKADASDVLAAEQQRKYDYFFLEANRLKAKGDYDAAFDLFNHCLALNPNAASALYEISQFYLSLKQIPLGQGALEKAVANAPENYWYSQALANLYQQQGKKKEAVAVLESMVPRFPDRRESLFTLVDLYTQLKDYEKVISTLNRLEDILGKNEQLSMEKFRIYLQMEDDKKAFQEIESLAKEYPTDMRYLALLGDVYLQNGKNKEAYDTYQKVLAIEPDNAMALFSLASYYEQTGQKELYEQQLDTLLLNKKVPAETKVNVMREFIVQSEQAGKDSLQVINIFNRMMQQDADDTQIPMLYAQYLLSKGMEKESIPVLEQVVQIDPTNTAARMMLLGSAVRKNDYEQVIKICEPGVEATPESIEFYYYLGIAYYQAERLDDALNIYKKGLTHVTADSKKEVVSDFYSMLGDIYHTKKQLAEAYAAYDSSLVYNPSNVGALNNYAYYLSVEKRDLDKAEEMSYKTVKAEPNNSTYLDTYAWILFEKGNYAEARIYMDDAMKNGGDQSDVIVEHCGDIYYMLGDVDGAMKYWNKALGMDSKSTTLKLKIAKKKYIAE
- a CDS encoding DUF4292 domain-containing protein is translated as MRKLMRMLTVFLAVVLLAACKSTRVAIAPIAPKAPTCLYSKLQLTVPYKGDKIGMGGYLKMKSGERIQLSIQLPIIRTEVVRLDITPEEVLLIDRMNKQFVRASKSELTALFPKGVDYAKLEKLLFDASLPGGKSVLTGKELGLSSLSDARLQLYDFSTAEIELVPSEVSAKYTQVELNDLIKMLLNL